Below is a window of Lacrimispora xylanolytica DNA.
AGGGATTCAGCCATATTTTAAAGCTGGATCAAACATGGGAAAGAGCCGATTGGAGTGAACATTCCATCGGCTCTTTGATTGTAAGAAAAAAACTTAATCCAATAATTTGCCTAAAAAGTAATCTTTATTTTCTATAAATAATTTGGTTATCTGGTAGGCTTCTGTCTCCTCGTAAGAAATGGGAAGAACCGATGAACCATCAAAAGAGTAGATTAATGCATCGGGAAATGCCAGCAGAATGGGAGAATGGGTAGCTATGATGAACTGTGACTTACTTTTGACCAGTCGGTTGATTTCGCAAAGTAATGTCAATTGCCTTTGAGGAGATAGTGCGGCTTCCGGCTCATCGAGAATATAAAGCCCCTTTCCACCAAATCTGTCTTGAACCATGGATAGAAAGCTTTCTCCATGAGACTCTTCATGTAATGACGGTATGATGCCCTCATATATATCATCAATTTCCGTTGCAAAATTATAAAAACTTTCTGCTCTTAAAAAGAAACCATCCTTTGCATGCTGGAAGCTTTTTGAGAGAAGTAATTGCTTATACAAAGAGGAATGAGTATTTCTTGAAGAAAAGTTATGGTCTAAGCTCCCTCCTTCCGGATTAAATCCATAGGCGATTGCAATTGCTTCCAGCAGAGTAGATTTTCCGGCTCCATTCTCCCCTACAAAAAATGTCACTGAATCATTAAGAACCAATTGGTCGGTATTTTTAAGTGCTTCAATCTCCTCATAATAGGTACAGGATTCTTCCTTGGGCCATCGAAAGAGGACTTCTTTTATATACATAATGCACCTGCTTTCCTCATTAAAAAATCAGAGGGTGTCATTTCTCCCTCTGATTTCATTATAACATGAATGATATGTATTCGATAGCTTTCTTCTATCCATAATTTTATTTCATAAGAT
It encodes the following:
- a CDS encoding AAA family ATPase gives rise to the protein MYIKEVLFRWPKEESCTYYEEIEALKNTDQLVLNDSVTFFVGENGAGKSTLLEAIAIAYGFNPEGGSLDHNFSSRNTHSSLYKQLLLSKSFQHAKDGFFLRAESFYNFATEIDDIYEGIIPSLHEESHGESFLSMVQDRFGGKGLYILDEPEAALSPQRQLTLLCEINRLVKSKSQFIIATHSPILLAFPDALIYSFDGSSVLPISYEETEAYQITKLFIENKDYFLGKLLD